Proteins from one Impatiens glandulifera chromosome 2, dImpGla2.1, whole genome shotgun sequence genomic window:
- the LOC124923881 gene encoding uncharacterized protein LOC124923881 gives MASSSSSSSPILLQSQLQCLLSPPRCNCTSSPVFLANRRRRRLLIRPSTSSSDYYCKKKHDQSTSRSFTVPFVFKDEPLSNYSPQSVDPDNIQDSLRQLADTFVLPPDYFKNLPRDLRLDLNDASFDLSNGAVIDECGRELGEILLNISRAWELADTSTSSNLVSSLPSLSGSLTDRQKSALGKRLVSSGRRFQSMGQYGQGELQKIAQAMAMTGKLLTATTISSVTNEQPKESTRVLKFGDLQVEITPEKAYIGAAIGFVFGLISWQASQGIQGIPESSLEYANDNALSLAKSLRGALLAIFYSSTFLSGFSCVGLVLLAAQIKKKGE, from the exons ATGGCGTCGTCGTCGTCTTCGTCTTCACCAATTCTTCTCCAATCTCAACTACAATGTCTTCTATCTCCTCCTCGCTGCAATTGCACCTCTTCACCTGTCTTCTTGGCAAATCGCCGCCGCCGTCGCCTTCTCATCAGACCATCCACTTCCTCCTCCGACTATTACTGTAAGAAGAAGCATGATCAAAGTACTTCTAGGTCTTTTACTGTTCCGTTTGTCTTCAAAGATGAACCATTGTCCAATTATTCTCCACAATCAGTCGATCCAGATAACATTCAGGACTCCTTACGCCAACTTGCT GATACCTTTGTTCTTCCACCTGATTACTTCAAGAACCTTCCACGAGACCTTCGATTGGAT CTGAATGACGCTTCTTTTGATCTTTCCAATGGAGCTGTCATTGACGAG TGTGGTCGAGAACTGGGTGAGATATTGCTCAATATATCTCGAGCATGGGAGTTAGCTGACACATCCACTTCTTCCAATTTGGTTAGCAGTCTCCCTTCATTATCAGGCTCCTTAACAGATAGACAAAAATCAG CGTTGGGCAAGCGTTTGGTGTCATCGGGAAGGAGATTTCAATCTATGGGACAATATGGTCAAGGTGAACTACAAAAG ATTGCTCAAGCAATGGCAATGACTGGAAAGCTTCTGACTGCTACTACCATATCATCTGTTACCAATGAGCAGCCAAAAGAATCAACTAGAGTACTGAAG TTTGGAGATCTTCAAGTTGAAATAACTCCAGAAAAAGCTTATATTGGGGCTGCAATTGGTTTTGTCTTCGG ACTTATTTCCTGGCAAGCAAGTCAAGGCATTCAAGGTATACCAGAGAGTTCACTCGAGTATGCAAACGACAATGCTCTGTCACTAGCAAAG TCTTTGCGCGGAGCACTTCTTGCAATTTTCTACTCGTCGACATTCCTCTCCGGTTTTTCTTGTGTGGGGCTGGTCTTGCTTGCGGCTCAAATTAAGAAGAAAGGAGAATGA